AGTGCGACATTGCGGCCAACGAGGCCAACAGGAAGTGGATGAGAGAGAATGTTCCGGAGGAGTCCAGGCCAGCCACGGGGAACCCTCTCCCCCCACAGATATTTAACGAAAGCGAATATTGCGGGGTgaggcacacatgcacacagatgcTTTAAATTGCTGGCACATGATTGTTCATGCAATTACAGTACTACTCTGATACGTCACATTCAGAGCTGTAGCAACTATTGAGAACATCAAGCTCATGGTCACACTACACAAAAATTATGCATGGCGGGTATTGAATGCTGATTCTGATGACTAAATGTGTTTAAAGCTGCACCAATCaaaatttttatattaacaagaGATCAAATCCATCCAACATGAAAGCTGTCAGTAGTAGTGACAAACCAACTGAGAATAATCACCCGACTGTGCAGTTTGGTTTActctctcactgctctcatcagcaTCGTTTTCAGCAGCACAGGCAGATGTTTTCAGCAGAAAACTGATAAATCCACTGTACtttacctgcccagcaccagaGTGTGGccagacacagttagcaactagctggtggaCGTAGTGGAGCGTTTAGCAGCTAACAAGCCAGATAGTtccttcaggagttggtggaagcataaacaaagctaaaaggagagtaaatattggatttATTTTCAACTGGTGGAAAGGAACAATAGACTGTATAGAAGAAAAGGATGTAGTCAACGTGACGTCACACATGGACAAGactcgagtttggcattttggcaaacagacaacagaccaaGACTCCCTTGTAGAGATGCTGCTAAAGACGTTAACTTTTATTTGGCTCACctctcaactcaagaaaaaTATAGATATGGACACAAACTGGAAGTGTTGGGCACTTGCGATCCATTTCCACCGTTAAAAATCACCCTGTCCCTGCTAGCTCTCGTCTGTggtaatgtttacgtttaccttgtagggaatccctcaccctacacagctcaggcttgtctcctcgtcGAGCAtccaaaagcacaacaaccatccagcattttgtcaacgaaaaagtaacaaactcaaagtcaccgtgtatcacttgcttcctggttggcggGCAGCgaaaaataacgtcttttttgccctcctagGGAGCTTTTTctttggaatgtgacgtcacgtgaaaactatgaattgaaGAAAACTTGAAACTAACAATTGAGACCATacactcattaggaaagtgtttactgagggaataaatcaagtgggaagtagggtcattttgccattatttatcggatttctttttgcaaccagtggaattgccccctgctggccgctagaaaAAATGCAGGTTATCAcacttctgcattggcttcactttgaACTTATGCTGGTTTCACACACGCGATGCCAGCGCTGGGGCAGTGCTTACAgtcaaagtcaatgcaaagacatgGAAGGACCTGATTAACTGACTGGTGGTTTGCTGTTTATTGCaactaaatcacagcaaaatgtttgttttgggttCGTACAGCTTTAGTAATGGCAGGTTGTGTTAATTCGCATTGttgcattgtgtgtgaacacttgtgCGAGTAGTCCAGCGGCCAAACTCACTCAATGACAGTTTAAAAATCATGTTGTATGTTATAGCAGATcatatctgtccattaaatattgAGCTAGAGCCAgaagctggttagcttagcttagcataaatactggaaacagggggaaacagcctggctctgtccaccTAAATCtcacattatatcttgtttgtttaatctgtaaaaaacCCAAAGTAAAAAGCAACTCTAGGCACATAACCACTTGTAACACtgcaatttgttgtttttcactttggtttttgtactgGTTAAACAAACATGGCGTAAATTGTTaagtagtgagctttagaggagcTGGTAGGCAGATATGTTTACCTAtgggcagagccaggctaactgtttccccctacttccagtctttgtgGTTAACTTGCTTAAGTTAATGGTCACCTtgctccagcttcatatttaacagacataAGActgatattgatcttctcatctaactcttgccagaaagtgaataagcttatttctcaaaatgtcaaactattcctttttCTGAATaggtaaaatgaataaaattttttttttaaatcccacaGCTTTTGTGTAGCTTCTCAGAAACATGTTAGACTGGTCGGGTTGCAGAATATCTCAATTCGTGACTATAGCCCTTCTCAGATATACCATGTACCCTAGCCTTCTGTCCTGTgttatcagatttttttttaatacagtctatggtttacaCCCATTGGAAATACACGGGGCCTTTAGCCTGGGCACACTGAGGCATCATGCTGTGTAGCTAATGGATGGCTGGAAGTGAAGTTGCACATGCAGGAGTGGCTGTATTGAATGTCACAGACAAAGAGAACAGCATTTCCCAGAATACttgcagctgtttgtctgtgtaccggtatgtgtgtgtgggagaaacTCAAGGGAAGGAGTGAGGGATCAAGAATGAGAGAGACTACAGACTAAACCGTAAGTGGGTGAATGTGTTAGCTCGTTTACTCTGGATTACATTCTCAAAAACAATACCCCCCCTATCTGATTGACTACTGAGGCCTGTCCCTGTATAAATAACACAAGCTCAACTGTTTCTCACAAATAGTTCTCAATGTGGCGTTGCCAGCTCAGATTGTCGCCCTCGGGCGCTGATCCAAAGCCTGTTTGACATTATCATTCCTCAGGTTGGAGTTCAGATTTAGGCGAGCTGATCCTCTGATCAATCTGCATCTAAAGTTCCCTCTGCGCCTTCTTCTTTCTCAGAACTATGAGGCCTTCTTCGACGCCAGAGAGGACAACGCCGTGTATGCATTTCTGGGTCTGACTGCTCCCCCGGGCTCAAAGGTAAACCTGcggacacaaaaacacactgatatCTGTCCTTTTGTTGAAACTCATTCCTACAGCCTAACCGTATTTCCTGTAACACCAGCTTATGTgcctaaatatatatttatccTCACAGTGTGATTTccatacagaaaacacagatattACATAATACATCTGTTCATGATATCAGCAGGCCTCTTCTCCtttccctctccccctcctcctgcaCTCTAGCGCCTCCCCTCCGCCACAACAGGAACCGCGGGGAGGTGTGCCAGTTACCATAGAAACAGAGGGGTTTTCCTCTGTGCTGTGGCAGGGGATATATAAACCAATATCCTCCATTTTAATATAactctccctcttctcctcctttctccccctctgtctctgtttctctgcaggagGCTGAGGCTCTAGCAAAGAAAGCACAGCAGTAGCAGCTTTGCACCGTTTTTACCTGGAACCTCAGGCCTAGACGTAAAACCCAGACCTGGACCCAGACTGACCTGGAACTGATCCAGAGAATAAAAAGAAGCAACATTTCACTCTGCTTATAAATATGTGGACAGTTTTGATTTACTCTTGTCAATacgtttttaattttaatttttttttaaatctgtgttcAGCTGTGCCTTGTCAGCCGTAGTGAAAGGAGGTACTAAAGCAGAGCATTATGGGTATCTACAAACAGCTCTGCTTCCTCCCATTAACCTCAGCCTGCTAAGCCTATTGGCctaatgacttgtcaatcaacCATTAGCATGAACGTGTAGCGTCCAGTTTGAGAACAGATCATCAGATACAACAAAGTGTACAAAACACAGATTCATCATTTGGCCCACATCCATTTTAACATTAGACCATAAAACATTATCACCATTTATTTAACTCAACAGGTTTAATTAGTACTAGTGCTATGAGTAATTAGAGTCTTATCTGTTGTATCCTGGAAACACTGAGTCACATGTTGTGCTCCTGCCAGTCATGTCTTGGCCAAAACTGCAGGACCTTCTGTAAAAGTTCCCTCCTACAATCccattctttgtttttatttactttaaaatttaaaatgtatttactttaaaatagtctttatttactttaaaaaagtcTTAATGCTGTTTTAATAGCAAACGTTTTTCTACGAGATGATATAtgtttaaaaattataatacatACAAGTCTGCAAACATAAAGGGatgtgaaattgagttttttaaattttatttgttgtttttagggGAGCTGTTTTGTTTCGCTGTAAGCATCCTGTTACACATTGTGTTGATAATCCCTGTCTTACATAAGTTGATGTCTtccctaaaataaaataaaaataagactgCAAATAAAACTGCAAGCCTGACTGCTTGGTTGTTGCCATGAAGTAAGATTCAATACTGACACGGTCAAACAAATTCTGCCTTCTTATAACACTGTTATTTTTATGCACAATAAATCATTCAAGTTCACAGAATGTGACTAATTTTTCATTGAACATGGTTTGTGATGAGCAGGCACTTAAGCATCTGGAAATGGTGATTTCATTGGTTTTGAAACATGAACATTGTGAAAGAGACAGGAATGTTTTTTGAGGAGTTCTTCGCTCCTTCAAGTTGCTGATATTTCTGGTTTGCAACATTGTACAGATATTCCCGAAAATGTTACCCAACCACTGAAAGTGCTTCTTGGCATtagtggaaagtaactaagaacatttactttcactttctctCCCTATCCCACTGAGGACTTGGGGATGCACAAATCATGACTCAAAATCTTTCGTTATTGCTCTCCTGACTCCCGCTTCTTCAGTACCGACACTATGGGAGACAATGCCAGGTTTGCTTTAAGCAAGATTCTCCTTGTGTTGTGAttatattgatttttatttcatcCAGCACCTATCCCACCTTTTTTTGGGATGCACACATAACTATACTATAACTTAATAAAGACTAAAAAGCAAAGGTGAGCTTTTCTTTTTGTAGCagaactttttctttctttcttctttccttaccccattaatcatctcacaaccTCTCAGAATCACCTTTTGACCCTTCTGAGGGGGCCAGACCCCTAAGTTTGGAACCACTAAACTACCTAACTATATATAAAGTTGCTCTAACTTAACCAGCTTTCAACCATAAAATGCTGCTCATACAgtaacaatctaataatgtaaCAGATATAATGTGCAGGTGCCATTTTTATGCAGAATGAGAACTTTTGCTTTTGATACTTAAAAAACCGTTTGCTAATAATACAATACCCTCGGCTTGCCAAGTCTTCTCAGCTTGTGTATAAATTCACGGTTCTCTTTTCTTTATACTGTGATTTTCAGTTACAGACTAATAAAGGAAGTAtgttgtgggggtggaggggCCAGTTCTCAGTTGCAGAAGTGAAACAGGCCATTAGAACTTCACAAATACATGCGCACTCACACTGTGCCTCGCATTTGCGCTTAAGACTGGCACTCATCAAGAAGCAAAGGGGGGTAAAAAGAGACCGACAAGAAGAGGACAGTCATTCTGTATCATGTTGGGTGAAGGTTTTCTCAGAGTACTGCATTACAGGGAGGAGAGAAAGTGTGCCTCCAAGCTAAAGACATCGCAGACGCACACTCATTGTAAGAATCTATTCAACTGTATTCTCTCCGACTCGACCTCCACAGACCTACAGACAGATTCAACTGAAGCAGGTAAACAGCCttataaaatgtaacaaataaacTGCCTGATGTAAAAGAAGTTTGACTTTCAGTACTGGTTTCATGTACTAATGTTAACATTTTACGAAAATGTTCATCCTCTGTCAGATATGATCTTGCTGATGATATAATGCCATAATAGCTAAAATGTCAAATCAATCTAAATTAAATTAGAAACCTCTAAATGACCAGTTTCTTTTCTGTAACCAGGTACAAACCAGGAAGAACTAGACCCCACCCAATTCCAAGGACTGAAAGTGGTGCCTCAAGGTCCTGTAGGCCTCTCAATCCCTGGGTGTCCACCTGCCCTCACCCTGGACCCTGGCTTTACAGTTTGCTTAGACAGTTGTAGCCTCCTACAACAGTATCCAGACCTACAGGTGGCTGACTCAGGCCGCATCTCACACAACCTACTGAGAGCCACTATCGCCCAGCCCAGTTTTGGATATGAAGCATGCCGTCAGCAAGATCAGTTGCAGCAATTTGAGGCTGCTTCATCGATTCCAGACCAGGGTTATCTGGTTATGGGGGACAGTGTGAACATCAGCTTAGACCTGCCCGGATCAATTTTGGAGCCTATGTCTAACTCGGTGCTGAACGGGCTGCTGGACAAACAGCTGGAGGAGGTGTACATGCAGCATCTGACTGACAACTTGGCACGATGTAACTCCCACATGGGGAATAGCCTTCTGCACGGCCTGGTGCCTCCTCCCCAGCCCAGCAGCCAGACGCAGGGGCAGGGGCACGACTCACTGGAGGCCAGTCTGGAAGAAGGATCAGGAGGGGACAGCGGCAAGAAGATTAGTTATCTGAGCACCCAAAACTTAGTTCCCTGTTCATCCAACTTCAGCTCCCCTGTGCTGAGGATTTCAGACGTTGACAATCCTCATCTGTAATGAAAGTAAACCATGCATACACTCAAGTAGGAGTGTAGTAAGTGTATGCATAAGTGTGAGACTCAGCTACGTATTTCGTTTCTCCACTTCCAAGTTTACACATACCTGCATGCAACTGACACATGAAAATAAGTGCAATGAATTAAATTGctgcatgcttttatttttgtttacctATATATTTCCACAATGTCTTAGTGAAATGATGCCTCAAATTTACCTTCTCCTATGTGCCATCTGCTGTTAGACTGTGGTACTACACCATCCTGAATTTACCTGACGTGCataagaatttattttattgacattataggtgtgtgtatgtagggTATTTATTATATTGAAGCAAACTGTGATCAGTGTAAGCTTATGCTACACACTGAAGTTGCCTTGTAGATAGAGATGTAACCTAATGAATCCATATGGTCTGAATGAAGCAAAATAATGAAGtcaaataatcattaaatcagGATTTAGATTCCAGTCCAAGtagtcatttattttttaaatttatttaattgtgctgtttatttgttgttatattaAATCTTATATTCTATATTTGGCAAGAGAAGGGAATTAAATTCTTTAagaaatgtcttgtttgtttaagtgATATGTCGGTCTCTCAATAATGTTTTGAGAAATACATGAACTATAATTGAATGGCCCAGAAAAGTGGATTGACTGAATTTGTACGATGACTTTAACATGAAATAATTAAGGCACTACTTTCTTGAATTATTTTACTAGAGGACTTGGATACTTCTTTTTCATTAAATGTCCCCTAATCAGTCAAGACAAACAGGGGCAAtgtaatacaaaaacataacaacGTTAGGCTTTTGTGGAGATGCTCAGAGTTTAATTTTAGGGTATTTTGGGGATGCAGTTTGGTTGGTTGTTGTCCCTTAAGGTGTTTCTGTAGTCAGGGTCAGTGCTGACATGCAGAACACTGGAAACTATAAATCTGACTTTAAAATGGCATATGGTTCGCAGCATTGTGGTGTGTTATTTGTGTGGTTATACCTACAACATAATGATGGTGTACtgaaagaaacctggtttagatccctccctcccacataattttagaccaatttcaaaactgccttttattgcaaagattctagaaagaattgtgtccaaacagctgctcaccgtactggaaaataacaaaatatttgaaaagtttcagtctagtttcaggaagtaccacagcactgagactgccctgcttaaagtcaccaatgaccttttaatgtctgctgatgaaggcatgtgctcagtcctggtactcctggaccttagcgctgcttttgacaccattgatcacaacatcatgttagacagactgaggcactgggtggggatctctggtactgcacTAGAATGGTTtacatcctacctgtcaaataggaagttttgcgtgtctgtaaacaactatgtctctttgtTCTGTCCAGGTAAATaaggtgtgcctcaggggtcggtcttaggccccattttgttttccttgtatctgcttccccttggacatattatccataaacatggcatttcttttcatatttatgctgatgaNNNNNNNNNNNNNNNNNNNNNNNNNNNNNNNNNNNNNNNNNNNNNNNNNNNNNNNNNNNNNNNNNNNNNNNNNNNNNNNNNNNNNNNNNNNNNNNNNNNNgtactcctggaccttagcgctgcttttgacaccattgatcacaacatcatgttagacagactgaggcactgggtggggatctctggtactgcacTAGAATGGTTtacatcctacctgtcaaataggaagttttgcgtgtctgtaaacaactatgtctctttgtTCTGTCCAGGTAAATaaggtgtgcctcaggggtcggtcttaggacccattttgttttccttgtatctgcttccccttggacatattatccataaacatggcatttcttttcatatttatgctgatgacacacaaatatacttgcccgtcagatccacagaccctggaatgctgagttcacttaacaactgcctttgtgaagttaaaaaatggatgtcaaataatttcctccagctgaactcagacaaaacagaaatcctggtcattgggtcccagcagatggcaaatcaaatactgtcatctgctggttccctagtaaatcacattaagcctgttgcaaagaaccttggtgtttggtttgatggtaatttaaatttcgagcagcacaccacaaagcttgttcaatcatgtttttatcaacttagaaatataacaaaaattcgatctatgttaacttttaaggacaccgagaccattttacacgccttcatctcatcacgcctggattattgcaacagccttttcacctgtttaacccaaaaatctattgatcgactccagactgtccagaactcagctgccaggcttttaaccaggacaaagaaaaatgaccacattactcctattttagcttcattacactggctcccagtatgttttagaactgactttaaaattctattgatcacttttaaagctcttcatggcctctcgccttgttatatttctgaacttttagtcccatacgcaccagcacgtaccttgagatcctcgggcagaggtctgttgtctgttccagagtctcgactgaaaactaaaggggacagagcgtttgctgtcagggccccgaggctctggaacagcctgcccgaggaaatcaggtcggctgagtcagtgaactcttttaagtcccttcttaaaacatacttttataggagagcctttcacgatcttatttgactttatttgatcccttttattttattctatttttctaattttatatttatcttaaaagtgtattttagtcttttcaatgttttcatgctttttatcttgtattgtttttgtattattgtctcttgggtattattgtctttacacttgttaaagcactttttaacttgtttttgaaaagtgctctacaaataaagattattattatactgggactttttcttgcattGTGTTGTTTCTTTCAGCACAACTGTAAAATTATTGTTAAACTGAAGTTTATTTCTCATGAtattaaagatttatttaacaacaacaacaacgtcTCAATGCTCATATCCAACTTAGGATAAtagttgtgcatgtgtgtacataGATGTTGACTTTACTGTATATTTAGATTAGCATAATGTTAATTCTGTTAAACATTTTTCTCCTTTATGATGAGGCAACATGATGAAGCCAGTAGTTACTACAAGGTCcttttgtgtggagtttgcatggtCCCCTGAAGTCCACAGTCCAAATATATCAAATAGGGAGTTTTAACAACATCATCCCTCACATAACTTACCTTAATAACCCTAAACTGTAATCACTGTAATGCTGTAACTAGACTATAAATACTGTAACTGGTAGAGAGTATGGATGAATAAAAAATCACAGTTCTTACCCAATAAATTCTTGCTAAAAGATCCAAGGCATGGAGGCATGGTGATGGTGTGCTTTAAAGAGGAGCTGTACATCACAACCTGACATGTTCCAAATGTCTGCCATGGGTGAGTGGATGGAAAAGGAGGAACAACAGTGATACGataatcttttctttttgtatttgtattaaaggacccacacaaacaaaaccccacaggtgttttcacttaggttacgtgaaaacacctgtggactttaaaatcaaaattaaaacagatcAAAAAATTCATATACAGGATacaaacatccatccatccatccatcaattgtcaaccgcttatcctgcgtacagggttgcgggggggctggagcctatcccagctgacactgggcgaAAGGTAGCCCTGTgtcaccctggacaggtcgccagtccattgcaaggcatacaaacatacatttaaaacttaatttaaaagcaaaataacgAATGAAAATCAAGttcaaaaagacagaaaaactaAACGTGAAACTAAAATCACTGGTAAGTTTAAATGTTCTGTTGAAGAGAAGGGAAGATAAACAAAAAATGATGCTGAAGAGACTTAACatcagaaaaagagagatataACTCAGCGAAGAGCTGTCCTGCTACTGGCAGTGAAcctaaatcagaaagtaaactGCCTCAGACATGGAGACAAAGTCACAGTCAGTGTGAACTTTAGGTGTCCAGATGTCTAACTGGGCTGATGGAAAGCAGGCTGCACTTCCACCTCACTCAAAGCTCTCAGTCCTAAAGGCTGCACAACTTTAGAAGTGTGGTGTAGACTGATTATCaacatgttttaatatattGCTGTTTATACATTTGCTAGAATCAAACATCTGCACCATTATGGTTAcagtaaacaaatgaaaacagatggttacagtaaacaaatgaaaacagaatacAATGCAATAACCTATATGAATAACTATATGCAGAAGATTTAAGGTTATGGTTAAAATCATTTACAGCAATAGGCCTTTTTCATTGCATAAATTTTAActtatcaatttttttttaaaaagtactgGTGTTATACAAATGGCTCCGTTTCCaattaattacacctgtgcttttcccatTATGTCAAAATATCTGTCAAAAAAGGTCTATTATCATTGGGAGATTAGACAACATTCTCTGTGCACCACTTACTACTTTTATTTGTCCTCGGTAATCTCGGTGACCGCTGTCTAACAAGACGTACTTCACAAAGGATTTATAAAATAGTACTTCTCCATTATGTTGTTAACCTATCAACTggataaataattaatttaagaaagaatataaacaataaaatgttcttaTTTTTGAGTTCTAATTGTATTATTCTGTattctgcattttctttttatttaattaaaccaaATGATCCATTTTAGATTTCAAATGACAAGCCATTTCCCCGAGGTCATTTGAGAGCAC
This portion of the Micropterus dolomieu isolate WLL.071019.BEF.003 ecotype Adirondacks linkage group LG19, ASM2129224v1, whole genome shotgun sequence genome encodes:
- the si:dkey-237j10.2 gene encoding uncharacterized protein si:dkey-237j10.2, with protein sequence MLGEGFLRVLHYREERKCASKLKTSQTHTHCKNLFNCILSDSTSTDLQTDSTEAGTNQEELDPTQFQGLKVVPQGPVGLSIPGCPPALTLDPGFTVCLDSCSLLQQYPDLQVADSGRISHNLLRATIAQPSFGYEACRQQDQLQQFEAASSIPDQGYLVMGDSVNISLDLPGSILEPMSNSVLNGLLDKQLEEVYMQHLTDNLARCNSHMGNSLLHGLVPPPQPSSQTQGQGHDSLEASLEEGSGGDSGKKISYLSTQNLVPCSSNFSSPVLRISDVDNPHL
- the sh3bgrl gene encoding SH3 domain-binding glutamic acid-rich-like protein, with amino-acid sequence MVIKVYIASSSGSTSIKKQQQDVMGFLAANKIEFEECDIAANEANRKWMRENVPEESRPATGNPLPPQIFNESEYCGNYEAFFDAREDNAVYAFLGLTAPPGSKEAEALAKKAQQ